From one Trifolium pratense cultivar HEN17-A07 linkage group LG1, ARS_RC_1.1, whole genome shotgun sequence genomic stretch:
- the LOC123902694 gene encoding putative defensin-like protein 234 produces the protein MMKVGSILLAVGILFALFNLNYGSDVVQKDDFKFCRQSMTLSGNCQNSPTCFTVFNAKYGASATTHNCNCQDAGKSHTCSCCINCDYTDGKTPC, from the exons ATGATGAAAGTAGGAAGCATTCTCTTAGCCGTTGGAATTTTATTTGCTCTCTTCAACCTCAACTACGGCTCAG atgtggtgcaaaaagatgatttcaaattttgtcgcCAAAGTATGACATTGAGTGGAAATTGTCAAAATTCTCCTACATGCTTTACAGTATTCAATGCTAAATATGGAGCAAGCGCCACCACTCACAATTGTAATTGTCAAGATGCTGGTAAAAGCCACACTTGTTCATGCTGTATTAATTGTGATTATACAGATGGTAAAACTCCTTGTTAG